The DNA region AACAGTAACGATAGAAAAATAAAGATAGTAGTAATCCAAGGGTGCATCGATAAAACTCCTTTCTGGCGATAAGATCTTTGTATCTCATTATACTTGGTTGTATCAGGAAAAAGAATAAGTTTCAGAATTGCAACCAAGGTCCTACAGGTATTTTCCGTGAACGGGTTACGCGGGTCAGTTATTATTTGGTATAATATACAAAATAATCAAAAACTGTCTTGCGTATGAGTGGAGGCGGAAAGCCGCGGGAAGAAGGTGAGCTTATCAATTCGGTGTTTGCCGTACAAATGAATATTTACTTGACGCTGCTATTGGTAAGCATTGCGATTCATGCCTGCCTGAAGCTGGAGCGACGCGAGAGAGGAAACCCGCTCTTCCTGGTGTTATTATTGTTGACCTTGTTGATTCTGGTTTTGGAAACGTTCAGTGTCTTTTTCGCAGCTCCAGAATATCAACGAGTTGGCGGCCTTCAAAAAATTATAGAAGTACTGGGCTTTGCCTTGGCGCCATTACTTCCTTTTTGTATTTCGCTGTATTCGCAACAACGTGTTTTTCGCTATGATTCGTCTCAAAACCGAAAGTGGTCAAGATTGAGTTTGCCTTTGTTGCTAAATTTAGTGATTGCGACGGTTAGTTACTTCCTGTCCCCGGCGGGGACGGACGTGGCTTATGGAGAAGTCCGAAGCAATCTGTTAGCGTCTTTTTCTTATTTGACGACTGGATTTTATTATTTTGTAAATCTTCTCGTGATTTATGTAGGTCGCTGGAAAGTGACGCGAGAAGAAGTGGTGGTATTAGGCCTGCTTTCAGGCATTCCCTTGCTTTTTTCTCTATTTCAATTGTCGCATTTTATTTGGTCCGGCGTGACGATTGCGCTAGTCATTAATTATGTCTATATTGTTCATAATCAAGCGAAACGAGATCCATTGACCGGCTTAGCTAATCGTATGGCCTATGAAGAATATCTGGCTTCCTTTCGTCGGCGAACCGGCAGAAGCCTGGCGGCAATCAACATTGATCTGGATGATTTTAAACGCATTAACGATTCTTTTGGACACCATGAAGGCGATCATGCACTGCAACTTTTTGCGCGAGAATTGTCGGCTACGTTTGCGGGTAAAGGCTTGGCTGTACGGTTGGGCGGCGATGAGTTCCTGGTCTTACTTGAGGAAGAACGGCAGGAAGTATTGCAGCAATATGTAGCGAATTTGAAAGAACGCATTGAATCGCGCATTAAGGAATGTCAGCTCCCGTATGCCATCCACTTTAGTTATGGACTTACCACGCTTGATGAAGGATATCGCAGCGTACGCGAAATGGTCGAACATAGCGATGCGCTTATGTATGAAAAAAAGCAGGGCAAAGCGGGCAGGGCGAGGAAAAGACCGTTCTAAATGCAAGAGAGCGGCAAATGCATTGTGTTTGAGGAACATGCGTGCTATAATTATTTGTAAAGTCATAATAACTTCGTTGAAATCAGGGGGCGTACTGGTTTCGACAGGGGTGGTTGTGGTATAGGTAGCGAGCCGGGGTTCCATCTGCCCGTAAGACGGTGGGACAATTTTAATTGCCAACGAAGAATACGCTTTAGCAGCTTAATGCTAACGGGCCAGTTTCTCCCTCCCGCGGGGAAGCTGTCTCGTCACAATGCGGGATACCTGAAGTCCAATTCTCGGAGGACCCACAGGGAAACTTTATCGAGATAGCGCTGGCGCAGCCTGTCGTTGGGCGGCAAAAGGGCGAAACCTAAATTAACGACTGCGCTCGGAGACACCTGTATGGCGATACTTCTGGACAGGGGTTCGACTCCCCTCGCCTCCACCATTTAAATCCGGAACTAATGAAACCCGCGAATTTCGCGGGTTTTTTTGCTGTGTAATTTTTGCTGGGATTCGGATGGCTCTACCAAGTAAGATGATTTTACCCAAAATAGCAGAAATGGTTGATATATACAAGGGTATTGTTGGATTCGGAAAGAATAATAAAAAATATAGTATAGTTTGGAAAGTAAAATAATGAGTTGGAGAACAGTCACTTGACTCGTTTATGACAAATTGAGCGACACAGGGTAACACGCGCGTTAATGTTATCAAAAAAGGAACGTCCCTGTGTCGCTGGTGTCGTTTAGCCTAGAACAATCCTTATGTTATACTAATTAGTGTTGCGTTAAAATGATAAGCTCATGACCTAAAATATAGTAAGGTCGTTGCTGAGGAGGTATGGAGAGATGTTTACAGGAAAGTTCCCAACAGTACGTATGCGAAGAAATCGCAGTGATGAATGGAATCGTCGTTTAGTTGCTGAAAATCGATTATCGGTTGATGATTTGATTTGGCCTATATTCATACGCGAAGAGGTAGGAGAGCCTGAAGAAATTAAATCAATGCCAGGACAATTTCGTGTAGGCTTGGATCGGTTAGTGGAACACGTGGGGCCGGCGGTTGAGCTTGGTATTCCGGCAATTGCGCTATTTCCAGTTGTGCCTGGTGATAAAAAAGATGCAATGGGCAGTGAGGCAATAAATCCCGATAATATAATTTGCCAAGCCGCGAAGAAACTTAAGCGTGCTTTCCCTGAGATTGGTTTAATCGGGGATGTTGCACTTGATCCATATACAGATCATGGGCACGATGGTATTTTGTGTAATGGCTATGTGGATAACGATAGAAGTGTAAATATATTAGCTCAACAAGCGCTTTTACTTGCGAAAGCCGGTATAGACATTATTGCTCCATCGGATATGATGGATGGGCGTGTTGCGGCGATTAGAAGCGCATTAGATGAAGAAGAAATGATTCATACAAGAATTATGTCATACGCTGCAAAATATGCATCTGGATTTTATGGCCCCTTTCGTGAAGCATTGGGTTCAGGGAAGTCTCTTAAAAATAACAAGAAGACTTACCAGATGGACTCGGCTAATGCAGAGGAGGCGTTGCGAGAAGTTGCCATGGATTTAGAGGAAGGCGCTGATATGGTGATGGTTAAACCGGGTCTTCCTTATTTGGATATCATTCAACGAGTGAAGTCTCGATTTGCTGTGCCTACATTTGCCTATCAAGTTAGTGGGGAATATGCGATGTTAATGTCTGCTATTCGAAATGAGTGGCTTGATCCCAAGATTGTTATTGGAGAGAGTTTGCTTGCTTTTAAACGTGCGGGTTGTGATGGTATACTCACTTATTTTGCCTTAGATATAGCAAAACAGTTGCGCAATGAATAGGTCAGTGTTGTTCTGAAACAGTTCGGTAAATTTGCAAAACCGGATTGTGAAGCTTGTCCTGAGAAAGTCAATGGCGAGTGAAGCCCTAATGGTTCCTACTTTGATTTATGGCGGTATGATTCAATTGAATTTGTACATGTGATTCTGTAGGGTTCCCCTCCATCAATCAAATCCGGATTTTGTCCAAATTATAAAACCCGCTAATATCTGCGTTTGTTAGGTATTAGCGGGTTCTTGTTTTGGGGAACAATAGAATTGATAAAGAAATGCTCTTGTTCTATTTTTCGAGAGTATAGCTTTGGACTAAAGTCATGTTTTTGAACATAAATAGCAAAATAGTGTATAAATTAGTATGAATATGCAAAGCGTTGTTTGACTGTTGTTTAAAAATGGATTAGACTGTAAAAAATGAATAAAAACATTGGATGTAAAAGGCAAACTTGCTGAAAAGCAAGGACGCAAAGCCGTGGGTCTAAGGACGGAATGTCTATGATTGCCAGGTTGCCGGTTTGAATGCTTACTAATGCGACGCCGGTTAAAGTAACCGGCGTTTTTAATTTGCATTTTATCCTAAAGAGTATCAGTATATACTCTTCAAAATGGATTTGAGAAAAAGTGAATAGAAATGTTGAATGTCAATGTCGACAGGTGTTTGAAAGAGGAATTCTTTTTCAAATACCTGTTTTTATTTTGCAAATGGTACTGACTGGCGAATTTTTCAAAGGAAGGTGAAAATGGTGATGAAGGTAAGGCGGATTTTTCAACCAGGAATTTTTATTATGAGTCGATTCCGCTTAATGGCTAAGTTTTTGATGGTGAGCTTAATTTTAGTAGTGTTACTGAGCGTCGCGCTCTTTCAGTTTTTTTCGGGGAATTATGCAAGCAAAGATTTTTCACAAAAAGAAGTATATGGGGTTGAGTATGCTCAATTATCTCAACGATTAACTAGGCATATTCAAGAGTATTGGTTTTTGCAAAAAGAAGGTGCGGCTAACCTTGTAGAAGCGGATTTGATCGAGCTGAAAAAGTTAGACCAAACGTATGAACATGTTTTAGATTCTTCTCAAGAAAATAAACAAGTATCAAAGAATATCGAAGAATGTGAAGCGTTATGGCATAAAGTCGAAAAAGGAAATACGAATTCATATGAAAATTTGTCAGCGGCGCTTACAACGTTGCATACCAATATCTCTGATAACTCCAATTTAACCCTAGATCCGGACTTGGATTCGTATTATTGTATGGATGTAGTGATGTTTCGCAGCCTTGCTATTGCGGAATCTCTATACAAAATTAGAGAAGTTGTAGCAGCTCAGCCGCCGGAAGGATTATCATACAGTGAGCGGAAAAAACTAATTGCCTTGAGCTCCCAGTTAGCAATTTTGGTTGACACTGTTAACACCGATATGCAAACAGGAAGCGAATTTAATGAGGTGAAAGGTCAAAGTATACTGAAAGACATTGGGGTTCCAATAAAAGATTTCACGAAAATCCAAAGCAAATTTTTAAAGAAGCTTGATGAAGAGCTTGAAAAAGAAAAAGGCTATGTTCAATTGGATTTTCCAGACATTGATCAAGCCATTTCCGCGAATGATCAGTTGTTTGCCTCCATAGGAGGAGCTTTGTGGAATTTATGTAATGCGCGTGTACTGCAATACGAGCAGCAGGCGAATATAGTCATTATTGCTATTCTTGTTTCACTGCCTGTCTTAGCGTATGTATGTATTGCATTAGTTTTATCCATTACTAATGCTGTTTCTATAATTGGAGAGAATCTAGAAAAAATTCAAAATGGAGATCTGTCGGTACATATTGAACTGCATTCGCAAGATGAATTGAGTAGTATCTCCAAAGGGATTAATCGAATGCTTGCTCACATGAGAGATATTTTGCAAAGAATATCCGCACAGTCAGAAGGGTTGATTATTGCTTCTAAAGAGTTGTCAGTTAGTTCCGAGCAATCAGCATTGTTGGCTGATGATGTAGCAGATGCTACGTCGCAAGTGTCACGAGGGATAGAAATGCTTTCGGCTTCTACGGAAGAATTAAACGCTTCTGCTGGAAATGTGGAAGCTAATATTGAAAAGATGGCTCTTTTTTCCGAAGAGGGACGAAGTGTTGCGGAAAATATCAAAGAGCGTGCAGAAACACTAGAGGGAAATGCGCACGCTTCCAGAACAAGGGCAGTTTCGTTATACGATGAAATGAATAAAAGTATGCTTCGCTCTATTGATGAGTCCAAAATTGTTGAAGAAATATCCTCTATGGTGGAAGTAATTGCAACTATTTCGAAGCAAACTAATTTGTTGGCTCTGAATGCAGCGATTGAAGCGGCGAGAGCTGGAGAAAGCGGCAAAGGATTTGGCGTTGTCGCGGAGGAGGTTCGAAAGCTGGCGGAAGCGTCTGCGACGGCGGTAGGAGAGATTCAGTCAATGACGCAAGCTGTCCAAAATACGATATCAAAATTGGTGGAAAGCAGCCAAGAGATACTAGGGTTTATCAATGGAACCGTAAATGAAGATTATAACTCCTTTGTTAAAGTAGGAGAACAATATAAGGAAGATGCAAAAGCTTTTTTTGATACGACGGAAAATATTAGCGCTCAA from Anaeromusa acidaminophila DSM 3853 includes:
- the hemB gene encoding porphobilinogen synthase; its protein translation is MFTGKFPTVRMRRNRSDEWNRRLVAENRLSVDDLIWPIFIREEVGEPEEIKSMPGQFRVGLDRLVEHVGPAVELGIPAIALFPVVPGDKKDAMGSEAINPDNIICQAAKKLKRAFPEIGLIGDVALDPYTDHGHDGILCNGYVDNDRSVNILAQQALLLAKAGIDIIAPSDMMDGRVAAIRSALDEEEMIHTRIMSYAAKYASGFYGPFREALGSGKSLKNNKKTYQMDSANAEEALREVAMDLEEGADMVMVKPGLPYLDIIQRVKSRFAVPTFAYQVSGEYAMLMSAIRNEWLDPKIVIGESLLAFKRAGCDGILTYFALDIAKQLRNE
- a CDS encoding methyl-accepting chemotaxis protein, encoding MVMKVRRIFQPGIFIMSRFRLMAKFLMVSLILVVLLSVALFQFFSGNYASKDFSQKEVYGVEYAQLSQRLTRHIQEYWFLQKEGAANLVEADLIELKKLDQTYEHVLDSSQENKQVSKNIEECEALWHKVEKGNTNSYENLSAALTTLHTNISDNSNLTLDPDLDSYYCMDVVMFRSLAIAESLYKIREVVAAQPPEGLSYSERKKLIALSSQLAILVDTVNTDMQTGSEFNEVKGQSILKDIGVPIKDFTKIQSKFLKKLDEELEKEKGYVQLDFPDIDQAISANDQLFASIGGALWNLCNARVLQYEQQANIVIIAILVSLPVLAYVCIALVLSITNAVSIIGENLEKIQNGDLSVHIELHSQDELSSISKGINRMLAHMRDILQRISAQSEGLIIASKELSVSSEQSALLADDVADATSQVSRGIEMLSASTEELNASAGNVEANIEKMALFSEEGRSVAENIKERAETLEGNAHASRTRAVSLYDEMNKSMLRSIDESKIVEEISSMVEVIATISKQTNLLALNAAIEAARAGESGKGFGVVAEEVRKLAEASATAVGEIQSMTQAVQNTISKLVESSQEILGFINGTVNEDYNSFVKVGEQYKEDAKAFFDTTENISAQLQQVSHEVKEISQVIESVAEVILENSSQAQGISLNTAGVSEKMKSIQSSSVSLEQIAGKMGSLVVQFKL
- a CDS encoding GGDEF domain-containing protein; this encodes MSGGGKPREEGELINSVFAVQMNIYLTLLLVSIAIHACLKLERRERGNPLFLVLLLLTLLILVLETFSVFFAAPEYQRVGGLQKIIEVLGFALAPLLPFCISLYSQQRVFRYDSSQNRKWSRLSLPLLLNLVIATVSYFLSPAGTDVAYGEVRSNLLASFSYLTTGFYYFVNLLVIYVGRWKVTREEVVVLGLLSGIPLLFSLFQLSHFIWSGVTIALVINYVYIVHNQAKRDPLTGLANRMAYEEYLASFRRRTGRSLAAINIDLDDFKRINDSFGHHEGDHALQLFARELSATFAGKGLAVRLGGDEFLVLLEEERQEVLQQYVANLKERIESRIKECQLPYAIHFSYGLTTLDEGYRSVREMVEHSDALMYEKKQGKAGRARKRPF